The Deinococcus ruber region TTCTGCCTCACCGGGCATGCGGGCCGCATACGCGGCGAGCGGTACGGGCGGCTCCCAGCGCGTGGAACCGTCCTCTTTCGTAAAGGCCCTGGACATGCCTTCAGCGTAGGCTGCCCGCCTCTGAGCCGGATGGGGCGGGCGTAAAGGCGAGCAGGTAAGCTGAGGCCGTGATTCGCAATCCCTTTCAGAGTGCGGACGGAGCGGCCCGGTACGCGGCGGGGCGGCCCTACCTGCACCCGCTGTTCATGGAGCAGTTGCGCCCGCTCCTGAGCGGCTGCGAGCTGGGGGCCGATGTTGCCTGCGGCACCGGGCTGGGAAGCGTGGCGCTGGCAGAAGTGGTGGGGCAGGTGGTGGCATTCGATGCGTCTGCTGCGATGCTGGCACACGCCGCGCCGCACCCGCGTGTGGTGTACGCCCTCGCACCTGCCGAAGCGCTGCCGCTCCCGGATGCCTGCCTGGACGTGCTGAGCGTGGCCCAGGGTATCCACTGGTTCGACCGCCCGCGCTTCTTTGCCGAGGCCCGAAGGACGCTGAAGCCGGGCGGTGTGCTGTTCGTCTACGACATGTTCTTTCTGGCGCACCTCGAAGGGCAGCCAGCGTTCACCGACTGGATGCACCAGCAGTACGGTGTGCGCTATCCGCCTCCTCCGCGTTGGCCCTATAAACTCGACGCGGCGCAGGCGCAGGCCGAGGACTTCAGTTTTGTCGAGGGGCAATTCGATCATGTGGTGCCGTTCAGTCGCCCGCAGGTGGTGGCCTACCTGATGACCCACAGCAACACCGTGGCAGTCAGCGACGAGGGCCGAGAGACGCCCCAGGAAATCGCCACGTGGCTGGGCAGCAACATTGCCCGCTTCCTGCCAGACGGGGCCGTGGGTCAGTTTATGTTCGGCGGCCTGTGGCGGGCTTTAAAACGGCTGGTCTGACTGTCCGGAGCAAGGATTGGAAGTTGGAATAGCGTCCCTGACGGGCTTTCAACCTCGTTTGCCTTCTCTCTTCTTTCCGGCTTTTTTACAGCTTCGCCAGCCGCTCCAGCACCTTCTCGATGTTCTCCAGGCTGGTGGCGTAACTCAGTCTGACGCGTCCGGGGGCCAGAAAATCGGTGCCGGGAACGACGGCGACCCGCGCCTCATCCAGAATGATGCGGGCCGCTTCCAGCTCGTTTTCGTGGATGCGGGTGGTGTCGCTCAGCACGTAGAACGCTCCGTCGGGCGTGGGTGTGCTCAGCCCCAGTGCATTCAGCCCCTCCACGATGCGGTTGCGGCGCTGCTGGAATTTGCCGCGTGCCATCTCGATAAACTCGCGGCTGTCGGCAATCGCGGTCACGGCGGCCCACTGCGCCACGCTGTTGGGATTGCTGGTGCTCTGGCCCTGGATGGCGTTCATGGCGCGAATGAGCGGCAGTGGCCCCGCCGCGTAGCCGATGCGCCAGCCGGTCATGGCATACGCCTTGCTCGCCCCGTTGATGGTCAGAGTGTGGTCGGGGGCAAAGCGGGCAATACTCACGTGCTGGCGGTCATAGATGATGTGCTCGTACATCTCGTCGGTCACGATGAACAGGCCGCGTTCCTGGGCCAGTTCCGCCACCGCCCGCAGCGTCTCCTCGGGGAAGACCGCGCCCGTGGGGTTGCCGGGGCTGTTCAGCACGATCACCTTCGTGCGCGGCGTGATGGCGGCCCGCAGCGCTTCCACGTCCAGGCGGTAGCCGTCTTCCGGGCGCGTCGGCACCGCCACCGGCACGCCGCCCGCGAAGCTCACCATTTCCGGATAACTGACCCAGTACGGGGCGGGAATCAGCACCTCGTCACCGGGGTCGAGCAGCGCAAAAAAGGCGTTGAACAGGCTCTGCTTGCCGCCCGTACCCACCGTGACCTGATCGGGCGTGTAATCCAGACCGTTCTCGCGCTTCAGCTTGGCGGCAATCGTCTCGCGCAGCTCTGGAATGCCCTGCACCTGCGTATAGCGGGTCTTGCCGCCGTTGATCGCGGCGATGGCAGCCTCGCGCACGTGCGGCGGCGTCTCGAAATCGGGTTCACCTGCTGCCATGCTCAGCACGTCGATTCCGGCCCGCTGCATTTCCAGGGCGCGGGTGGTCACGGCGATGGTACTGCTGGGCTTGAGCCGCTGCACCTGCTGCGACAGGCGCGGGGTGAAGGTGGGCGTGGTCGTCATAGGTCTATGGTAGGCCGTCTACCAGACACTGTGGGCAGGTCGGCTAGGTTATAAGCTGACTCGGATGCAGCGTATTCTGGTGATCGGCAGTCCGGGTGCGGGCAAGTCCACCTTTTCGCAGCAACTCGCAGCACGGACAGGCTTGCCGCTGACCCATCTGGACGATGAATACTGGCTGCCCGGCTGGGTCAGACCTGCGGGGGACGTCTGGGAAGCCCGGATTCGTGATCTGATCGCCG contains the following coding sequences:
- a CDS encoding class I SAM-dependent methyltransferase — protein: MIRNPFQSADGAARYAAGRPYLHPLFMEQLRPLLSGCELGADVACGTGLGSVALAEVVGQVVAFDASAAMLAHAAPHPRVVYALAPAEALPLPDACLDVLSVAQGIHWFDRPRFFAEARRTLKPGGVLFVYDMFFLAHLEGQPAFTDWMHQQYGVRYPPPPRWPYKLDAAQAQAEDFSFVEGQFDHVVPFSRPQVVAYLMTHSNTVAVSDEGRETPQEIATWLGSNIARFLPDGAVGQFMFGGLWRALKRLV
- a CDS encoding pyridoxal phosphate-dependent aminotransferase produces the protein MTTTPTFTPRLSQQVQRLKPSSTIAVTTRALEMQRAGIDVLSMAAGEPDFETPPHVREAAIAAINGGKTRYTQVQGIPELRETIAAKLKRENGLDYTPDQVTVGTGGKQSLFNAFFALLDPGDEVLIPAPYWVSYPEMVSFAGGVPVAVPTRPEDGYRLDVEALRAAITPRTKVIVLNSPGNPTGAVFPEETLRAVAELAQERGLFIVTDEMYEHIIYDRQHVSIARFAPDHTLTINGASKAYAMTGWRIGYAAGPLPLIRAMNAIQGQSTSNPNSVAQWAAVTAIADSREFIEMARGKFQQRRNRIVEGLNALGLSTPTPDGAFYVLSDTTRIHENELEAARIILDEARVAVVPGTDFLAPGRVRLSYATSLENIEKVLERLAKL